The following are from one region of the Nicotiana tomentosiformis chromosome 7, ASM39032v3, whole genome shotgun sequence genome:
- the LOC138895811 gene encoding uncharacterized protein, with protein sequence MLWSEEAVEEEESLREEGGSGSGDASATEGQIQPKEEEKFSKIPRTAMGGKKRKDASSIPVKTPPTRGRTTMSHRKQSEANLEKVLAESKKKPTAKRKKNMGEPSKTIKIDEIDLVLHVEDESEKVEVMTPNAKKRKTSKKKSLEKFVDTESSALAKRTRSEGNQEKCKLWRKRVKKRRLMKKWTRWSSFRKEQF encoded by the exons ATGTTGTGGAGTGAGGAGGCTGTTGAGGAAGAAGAGAGTCTAAGAGAAGAAGGAGGAAGTGGGTCTGGAGATGCTAGTGCAACGGAGGGGCAG ATACAacccaaagaagaagaaaagttcAGTAAAATCCCTAGAACTGCTATGGGTGGCAAGAAGAGAAAGGATGCCTCTTCTATCCCTGTaaagactcctcctacaagaggAAGAACTACAATGAGTCACAGGAAGCAGAGTGAGGCTAACCTAGAAAAGGTCTTAGCTGAGAGTAAAAAGAAACCTACtgctaaaagaaagaaaaatatgggTGAACCAAGTAAAACCATTAAGATAGATGAGATAGATCTGGTCCTTCATGTTGAGGATGAGTCAGAGAAAGTGGAGGTTATGACTCCAaatgccaaaaagagaaaaacttCTAAGAAGAAGTCTCTTGAAAAGTTTGTTGATACAGAGAGCTCTGCCTTGGCAAAAAGAACCAGGTCTGAAGGAAATCAAGAAAAGTGCAAATTGTGGAGGAAGAGAGTGAAGAAGAGGAGATTGATGAAGAAATGGACAAGGTGGTCAAGTTTCAGAAAAGAACAATTCTGA
- the LOC138895812 gene encoding uncharacterized protein — protein sequence MRDQIQDEDYELWDIITDGSLSTLKKNVEGVDVPKTRVDCHAEDLKKWEKNAKAKKWLICGLSLDEYNRIQGFSTAKQTWDTLQVDHEGTTQVKRSRGTLLYSQYDKFAMRDGEIIQEMYTIFTTLINELKSLGNIIPKDERVDNILPITWESKITAIQQSKKMDVPKKERSLALRITEGSELEDDEMTMITKTSRST from the coding sequence ATGAGAGATCAGATACAGGATGAGGACTACGAGCTATGGGACATAATTACTGATGGTTCACTATCCACTTTGAAGAAAAATGTTGAAGGAGTGgatgtgccaaagacaagagtTGATTGCCATGCTGAGGATTTGAAGAAGTGGGAAAAGAATGccaaagccaagaaatggcttatCTGTGGACTCAGTCTAGATGAGTACAACAGAATTCAAGGTTTCTCCACTGCCAAGCAAACTTGGGATACACTGCAAGTGGACCATGAAGGAACAACTCAAGTGAAGAGATCAAGAGGAACCCTATTGTACTCTCAGTATGATAAATTTGCCATGAGAGATGGAGAAATCATTCAGGAGATGTACACAATATTCACTACATTGATAAATGAACTAAAGTCTCTTGGAAATATCATCCCTAAAGATGAGAGGGTTGACAATATACTGCCAATAACATGGGAAAGCAAGATCACTGCCATTCAACAATCAAAGAAAATGGATGTGCCTAAGAAAGAAAGGAGTTTGGCACTCAGAATTACTGAAGGTTCTGaattggaagatgatgaaatgacaATGATTACcaagacttcaagaagtacctaa